In Heterodontus francisci isolate sHetFra1 chromosome 5, sHetFra1.hap1, whole genome shotgun sequence, one DNA window encodes the following:
- the gata6 gene encoding transcription factor GATA-6 isoform X3 yields MDVNESDWSNVAKHLTSNGLSSPAGQPYLKFAGRHHSGEGSLGSEESLRLAGSSVTNLDTERSHLLQGRSVDAYVPFGHSSEELATFITDLDQTGKLFLSRGIKREFVTHPSIEMYQSLPVAAAQGPSTYPHDVANNFMHSSTSSPVYVPTTRVSSMIQSIPYLQGSGSSQQSHPVTNHSAWTQPATESSTYSSSSPHHMVSSRFSFSPSPPISNGAARDSGYSNSLNINGRDQYTSPLARPLNGSYPSPYTSYVGPQLTSAWTAAGSFENSMLHSLQSRPTTIPVRGPNGELLEELSEARECVNCGSMSTPLWRRDGTGHYLCNACGLYHKMNGLSRPLIKPQKRMVSGLCNPASSIQIQQSSSRRIGLACANCHTTTTTLWRRNAEGEPVCNACGLYMKLHGVPRPLAMKKEGIQTRKRKPKNLNKSKNTSSTSNTVTMTPTSSSSSTSNQEEIPRVKSGSPPSQSTVAASGDYQPFQQPMWTDDEQLHGVR; encoded by the exons ATGGACGTGAATGAATCCGACTGGTCAAACGTGGCAAAACACCTAACGTCAAACGGGTTAAGCTCGCCGGCTGGCCAGCCTTACCTAAAGTTTGCTGGTCGCCACCACAGTGGAGAGGGAAGCTTGGGATCAGAAGAAAGCTTGAGATTAGCGGGATCCTCGGTTACCAATCTGGACACTGAAAGGAGCCACCTTCTGCAGGGGAGGTCAGTAGACGCCTACGTCCCCTTTGGCCACAGCTCGGAAGAGCTCGCAACATTTATTACGGATCTGGATCAAACAGGCAAACTGTTTCTGTCCAGAGGAATAAAGAGGGAATTTGTGACACATCCATCTATTGAAATGTACCAAAGTTTGCCTGTGGCAGCTGCCCAGGGTCCGAGTACCTACCCTCACGATGTTGCTAACAACTTCATGCACTCCAGTACAAGTTCTCCGGTCTATGTTCCTACCACCAGGGTTAGCTCCATGATCCAGAGCATCCCCTATCTCCAGGGCAGCGGATCGAGCCAACAGAGTCACCCCGTTACTAACCACTCGGCCTGGACTCAGCCTGCAACAGAAAGCTCAACCTATAGCTCTAGCAGCCCGCACCATATGGTTTCCAGCAGATTCTCCTTCTCCCCGAGCCCACCAATTTCAAACGGAGCTGCTCGAGATTCCGGCTACAGTAACAGTCTGAATATCAATGGCAGAGATCAGTACACTAGCCCTTTGGCCAGGCCTCTTAATGGATCTTATCCCAGCCCTTACACTTCTTACGTTGGGCCACAGTTGACTTCGGCTTGGACAGCAGCAGGGTCTTTTGAAAACTCAATGCTGCATAGCTTGCAGAGCAGACCTACAACTATACCTGTCCGGGGACCCAATGGAG AACTGTTGGAAGAGCTGTCCGAAGCCCGGGAGTGTGTCAACTGTGGCTCCATGTCCACTCCCCTGTGGCGGCGCGACGGCACTGGTCATTACCTGTGCAACGCCTGCGGTTTGTACCATAAGATGAACGGACTCAGCCGACCTCTTATCAAACCTCAGAAGAGAATGGTAAGCGGCTTATGTAACCCCGCCAGTTCAATCCAGATACAGCAG TCTTCATCCAGACGGATTGGCCTGGCTTGTGCCAACTGTCACACAACCACCACCACTTTATGGCGCAGGAATGCAGAAGGCGAGCCAGTTTGCAATGCTTGTGGGCTttacatgaaacttcatggg GTACCACGGCCTCTGGCAATGAAGAAAGAAGGAATCCAGACTCGAAAAAGAAAACCTAAGAATTTAAACAAGTCCAAGAACACTTCAA GCACAAGCAATACAGTCACAATGACTCCAACGTCCTCATCGTCTTCGACATCCAATCAGGAGGAGATACCCAGAGTGAAAAGCGGCTCACCCCCTAGCCAGAGCACAGTCGCAGCTTCAGGG
- the gata6 gene encoding transcription factor GATA-6 isoform X1, whose amino-acid sequence MSVNQDRILAFGFLRTWMDVNESDWSNVAKHLTSNGLSSPAGQPYLKFAGRHHSGEGSLGSEESLRLAGSSVTNLDTERSHLLQGRSVDAYVPFGHSSEELATFITDLDQTGKLFLSRGIKREFVTHPSIEMYQSLPVAAAQGPSTYPHDVANNFMHSSTSSPVYVPTTRVSSMIQSIPYLQGSGSSQQSHPVTNHSAWTQPATESSTYSSSSPHHMVSSRFSFSPSPPISNGAARDSGYSNSLNINGRDQYTSPLARPLNGSYPSPYTSYVGPQLTSAWTAAGSFENSMLHSLQSRPTTIPVRGPNGELLEELSEARECVNCGSMSTPLWRRDGTGHYLCNACGLYHKMNGLSRPLIKPQKRMVSGLCNPASSIQIQQSSSRRIGLACANCHTTTTTLWRRNAEGEPVCNACGLYMKLHGVPRPLAMKKEGIQTRKRKPKNLNKSKNTSSTSNTVTMTPTSSSSSTSNQEEIPRVKSGSPPSQSTVAASGDYQPFQQPMWTDDEQLHGVR is encoded by the exons ATGTCTGTGAACCAG GACCGCATTTTGGCGTTTGGATTTCTCAGAACCTGGATGGACGTGAATGAATCCGACTGGTCAAACGTGGCAAAACACCTAACGTCAAACGGGTTAAGCTCGCCGGCTGGCCAGCCTTACCTAAAGTTTGCTGGTCGCCACCACAGTGGAGAGGGAAGCTTGGGATCAGAAGAAAGCTTGAGATTAGCGGGATCCTCGGTTACCAATCTGGACACTGAAAGGAGCCACCTTCTGCAGGGGAGGTCAGTAGACGCCTACGTCCCCTTTGGCCACAGCTCGGAAGAGCTCGCAACATTTATTACGGATCTGGATCAAACAGGCAAACTGTTTCTGTCCAGAGGAATAAAGAGGGAATTTGTGACACATCCATCTATTGAAATGTACCAAAGTTTGCCTGTGGCAGCTGCCCAGGGTCCGAGTACCTACCCTCACGATGTTGCTAACAACTTCATGCACTCCAGTACAAGTTCTCCGGTCTATGTTCCTACCACCAGGGTTAGCTCCATGATCCAGAGCATCCCCTATCTCCAGGGCAGCGGATCGAGCCAACAGAGTCACCCCGTTACTAACCACTCGGCCTGGACTCAGCCTGCAACAGAAAGCTCAACCTATAGCTCTAGCAGCCCGCACCATATGGTTTCCAGCAGATTCTCCTTCTCCCCGAGCCCACCAATTTCAAACGGAGCTGCTCGAGATTCCGGCTACAGTAACAGTCTGAATATCAATGGCAGAGATCAGTACACTAGCCCTTTGGCCAGGCCTCTTAATGGATCTTATCCCAGCCCTTACACTTCTTACGTTGGGCCACAGTTGACTTCGGCTTGGACAGCAGCAGGGTCTTTTGAAAACTCAATGCTGCATAGCTTGCAGAGCAGACCTACAACTATACCTGTCCGGGGACCCAATGGAG AACTGTTGGAAGAGCTGTCCGAAGCCCGGGAGTGTGTCAACTGTGGCTCCATGTCCACTCCCCTGTGGCGGCGCGACGGCACTGGTCATTACCTGTGCAACGCCTGCGGTTTGTACCATAAGATGAACGGACTCAGCCGACCTCTTATCAAACCTCAGAAGAGAATGGTAAGCGGCTTATGTAACCCCGCCAGTTCAATCCAGATACAGCAG TCTTCATCCAGACGGATTGGCCTGGCTTGTGCCAACTGTCACACAACCACCACCACTTTATGGCGCAGGAATGCAGAAGGCGAGCCAGTTTGCAATGCTTGTGGGCTttacatgaaacttcatggg GTACCACGGCCTCTGGCAATGAAGAAAGAAGGAATCCAGACTCGAAAAAGAAAACCTAAGAATTTAAACAAGTCCAAGAACACTTCAA GCACAAGCAATACAGTCACAATGACTCCAACGTCCTCATCGTCTTCGACATCCAATCAGGAGGAGATACCCAGAGTGAAAAGCGGCTCACCCCCTAGCCAGAGCACAGTCGCAGCTTCAGGG
- the gata6 gene encoding transcription factor GATA-6 isoform X2: protein MSVNQDRILAFGFLRTWMDVNESDWSNVAKHLTSNGLSSPAGQPYLKFAGRHHSGEGSLGSEESLRLAGSSVTNLDTERSHLLQGRSVDAYVPFGHSSEELATFITDLDQTGKLFLSRGIKREFVTHPSIEMYQSLPVAAAQGPSTYPHDVANNFMHSSTSSPVYVPTTRVSSMIQSIPYLQGSGSSQQSHPVTNHSAWTQPATESSTYSSSSPHHMVSSRFSFSPSPPISNGAARDSGYSNSLNINGRDQYTSPLARPLNGSYPSPYTSYVGPQLTSAWTAAGSFENSMLHSLQSRPTTIPVRGPNGELLEELSEARECVNCGSMSTPLWRRDGTGHYLCNACGLYHKMNGLSRPLIKPQKRMSSSRRIGLACANCHTTTTTLWRRNAEGEPVCNACGLYMKLHGVPRPLAMKKEGIQTRKRKPKNLNKSKNTSSTSNTVTMTPTSSSSSTSNQEEIPRVKSGSPPSQSTVAASGDYQPFQQPMWTDDEQLHGVR from the exons ATGTCTGTGAACCAG GACCGCATTTTGGCGTTTGGATTTCTCAGAACCTGGATGGACGTGAATGAATCCGACTGGTCAAACGTGGCAAAACACCTAACGTCAAACGGGTTAAGCTCGCCGGCTGGCCAGCCTTACCTAAAGTTTGCTGGTCGCCACCACAGTGGAGAGGGAAGCTTGGGATCAGAAGAAAGCTTGAGATTAGCGGGATCCTCGGTTACCAATCTGGACACTGAAAGGAGCCACCTTCTGCAGGGGAGGTCAGTAGACGCCTACGTCCCCTTTGGCCACAGCTCGGAAGAGCTCGCAACATTTATTACGGATCTGGATCAAACAGGCAAACTGTTTCTGTCCAGAGGAATAAAGAGGGAATTTGTGACACATCCATCTATTGAAATGTACCAAAGTTTGCCTGTGGCAGCTGCCCAGGGTCCGAGTACCTACCCTCACGATGTTGCTAACAACTTCATGCACTCCAGTACAAGTTCTCCGGTCTATGTTCCTACCACCAGGGTTAGCTCCATGATCCAGAGCATCCCCTATCTCCAGGGCAGCGGATCGAGCCAACAGAGTCACCCCGTTACTAACCACTCGGCCTGGACTCAGCCTGCAACAGAAAGCTCAACCTATAGCTCTAGCAGCCCGCACCATATGGTTTCCAGCAGATTCTCCTTCTCCCCGAGCCCACCAATTTCAAACGGAGCTGCTCGAGATTCCGGCTACAGTAACAGTCTGAATATCAATGGCAGAGATCAGTACACTAGCCCTTTGGCCAGGCCTCTTAATGGATCTTATCCCAGCCCTTACACTTCTTACGTTGGGCCACAGTTGACTTCGGCTTGGACAGCAGCAGGGTCTTTTGAAAACTCAATGCTGCATAGCTTGCAGAGCAGACCTACAACTATACCTGTCCGGGGACCCAATGGAG AACTGTTGGAAGAGCTGTCCGAAGCCCGGGAGTGTGTCAACTGTGGCTCCATGTCCACTCCCCTGTGGCGGCGCGACGGCACTGGTCATTACCTGTGCAACGCCTGCGGTTTGTACCATAAGATGAACGGACTCAGCCGACCTCTTATCAAACCTCAGAAGAGAATG TCTTCATCCAGACGGATTGGCCTGGCTTGTGCCAACTGTCACACAACCACCACCACTTTATGGCGCAGGAATGCAGAAGGCGAGCCAGTTTGCAATGCTTGTGGGCTttacatgaaacttcatggg GTACCACGGCCTCTGGCAATGAAGAAAGAAGGAATCCAGACTCGAAAAAGAAAACCTAAGAATTTAAACAAGTCCAAGAACACTTCAA GCACAAGCAATACAGTCACAATGACTCCAACGTCCTCATCGTCTTCGACATCCAATCAGGAGGAGATACCCAGAGTGAAAAGCGGCTCACCCCCTAGCCAGAGCACAGTCGCAGCTTCAGGG